The following coding sequences are from one Novipirellula caenicola window:
- a CDS encoding DUF1598 domain-containing protein, translating into MEFGPQRLFRFTASVIAVLCMSTSLQAGISGLNNRAVGGVLIDAEGIVRNATIAEQQQLSNAARAALKQAKGEMNQATEMRMISLAKLQKHLQATREAGEPISSDVEFLAGLQRIEYVFVDPDNNDIVIAGPAEPWQMLEDGSVVGTESGKSTMRLADLIVAFRTVETARRAGISCSIEPTAEGRQRLQNLLRNVKLRPGQNPAIYESAMKQAFGPQMIKLTGVPQDSRYARILVAADFEMKRVAMELAPSNVNGLPSYLQMSKNSRHSSAQNPRWWMACNYDTMTKSEDALAWKLSGQGVKTLTDQDLVQADGNVQATGRVDKVAQAWAETMTQKYPELAKRIHVFGDLQNIMDMTIVATLISQERLDHKAGIDLSLLKQENEAVELTSYAVPKALNPQCSFVRGRSGWVVTASGGVDIDAFSVVEKQAVDPAVAAKRTESLASAKDRWWWNR; encoded by the coding sequence ATGGAATTCGGTCCACAACGTCTGTTTCGCTTTACTGCGTCCGTCATCGCGGTCCTCTGCATGTCCACCTCGTTGCAGGCAGGGATCAGTGGCCTAAATAACCGAGCGGTGGGGGGAGTGTTGATTGACGCCGAAGGCATTGTCCGCAACGCGACGATTGCCGAGCAGCAACAACTCTCCAATGCAGCTCGTGCGGCACTGAAGCAAGCCAAAGGCGAGATGAACCAGGCGACCGAGATGCGAATGATCTCGTTAGCGAAATTGCAAAAACACCTGCAGGCGACTCGTGAAGCGGGCGAACCAATCTCGAGCGACGTCGAATTCTTAGCGGGACTGCAACGCATCGAGTATGTGTTTGTCGACCCCGACAACAACGACATCGTGATCGCAGGGCCTGCTGAACCTTGGCAAATGCTCGAGGACGGCAGCGTCGTGGGAACCGAGTCGGGCAAATCGACCATGCGATTGGCTGATTTGATCGTCGCGTTTCGCACCGTCGAAACCGCTCGCCGTGCCGGCATCAGTTGTTCGATTGAACCGACTGCCGAAGGTCGCCAGCGACTGCAAAACCTGCTTCGCAACGTCAAGCTTCGTCCTGGGCAAAACCCTGCGATCTACGAATCGGCGATGAAGCAAGCGTTTGGCCCGCAAATGATCAAATTGACCGGGGTGCCGCAAGACAGCCGTTATGCACGAATCTTGGTCGCCGCCGACTTTGAAATGAAACGAGTCGCGATGGAGTTGGCTCCGTCGAACGTCAATGGGTTGCCCAGTTACCTGCAAATGTCCAAGAACAGCCGTCACAGCTCGGCTCAGAACCCACGCTGGTGGATGGCTTGCAACTACGACACGATGACCAAGAGCGAAGACGCGTTGGCTTGGAAATTGTCAGGCCAAGGCGTGAAGACGCTGACCGATCAAGACTTGGTCCAGGCGGACGGCAACGTCCAAGCGACCGGCCGAGTCGACAAGGTCGCTCAAGCGTGGGCCGAAACGATGACGCAAAAGTATCCCGAATTGGCCAAGCGGATCCACGTGTTTGGCGACTTGCAAAACATCATGGACATGACGATTGTGGCGACGTTGATCAGCCAAGAGCGGCTCGATCACAAAGCCGGTATCGATCTGTCGCTGCTGAAGCAAGAGAACGAAGCGGTGGAGTTGACTTCGTATGCCGTGCCGAAAGCCTTGAATCCGCAGTGCAGCTTTGTGCGAGGCCGCAGTGGTTGGGTGGTGACCGCATCGGGAGGCGTCGATATCGACGCATTCTCGGTCGTCGAAAAGCAGGCCGTCGATCCAGCTGTCGCCGCAAAACGAACCGAGTCCCTTGCATCGGCCAAAGATCGTTGGTGGTGGAACCGCTAA
- a CDS encoding sigma 54-interacting transcriptional regulator — protein MASPSQWIRLNTDAPQTTSSTNPVGEKPAPRHPGAYLVLQSAGRWSDVFRLAPPAEAFLGRASSNQIVIRSHQASRQHARIYWSAPNQPNASARPDAAAQTNTAAASPPESPGSPESPGATVTAAATGAWMIEDLGSRNGTFVGGSEISEPHPLRDGDKIEIAGYAIQFTHTIHTGGSERSSDDDDAASQATDDQLTMEMSADAITDRRRHSDYLHGRVSTSDSRSAESKTATEPTAAGDDSPGVRSRLLKLAFTLARLEDAEAAIAACLDDLVGSLKFDTAGVYLSERSTPPSSISEVPLVATRQSGDRSYRRPPDALLQNLVGENGHALLARNIVGDDQLATQNSRGEIEVESIILAPIRDHRDRFLGMIHMTTAAGIRPFGSDDLQVVVAVAEILAESISRLADQRRLAKSLHLSRRKAELLQEQLGDKVRIVGKSEAIRTVIEKIKLAAPTHATVLVRGESGVGKELVAAALHHASNRREGPMVCLNCAALSETLLESELFGHEKGAFTGATERKRGKFEMADGGTLMLDEIGEMNAELQAKLLRVLEGHPFERVGGHEPIRVDVRVVAATNRDLQTMVGEGKFRQDLYYRLHVVEIVVPPLRQRQRDCLLLAQFFLDRFNREMGRRIETISEAAQKRLLEYHWPGNIRELRNVIERAVVLNQKNVIEETDLALSPTGNVGRTSSASSETAVEMTLAELEQQHIERVLRHTDGNKSRAAAMLGIERSTLDRKLKRFAAQDPST, from the coding sequence TTGGCTTCTCCTTCGCAGTGGATTCGCTTGAATACCGACGCCCCGCAGACGACATCCTCGACAAACCCGGTGGGTGAAAAACCGGCCCCCCGCCATCCTGGTGCCTACTTGGTTCTGCAATCGGCGGGCCGCTGGAGTGACGTATTTCGGCTGGCCCCCCCAGCCGAAGCCTTCCTGGGACGGGCCTCGTCTAACCAAATCGTCATCCGCAGCCATCAAGCCAGCCGCCAGCATGCGCGAATCTATTGGTCCGCCCCGAATCAGCCGAATGCCTCGGCTCGTCCCGACGCTGCGGCTCAAACCAATACTGCGGCCGCTTCGCCGCCTGAATCGCCCGGATCGCCCGAATCGCCTGGAGCCACGGTCACGGCCGCGGCGACCGGAGCGTGGATGATCGAGGACCTCGGCAGCCGCAATGGCACCTTCGTCGGCGGCAGCGAGATCAGCGAACCGCACCCGCTTCGCGATGGCGACAAGATCGAAATCGCCGGGTATGCGATCCAGTTCACTCACACCATCCATACCGGCGGCAGCGAACGGAGCAGCGATGATGACGACGCGGCCTCGCAAGCCACCGACGACCAATTGACAATGGAGATGAGCGCCGATGCGATCACCGATCGACGACGCCACAGCGATTATCTGCACGGACGCGTCTCGACATCGGATTCACGATCGGCAGAAAGCAAAACGGCGACCGAGCCAACCGCGGCCGGCGACGATTCACCAGGGGTTCGCAGCCGACTGCTGAAATTAGCCTTCACCCTGGCTCGGCTTGAGGACGCCGAAGCGGCCATCGCTGCGTGTTTGGACGATTTGGTGGGCAGCTTGAAATTTGACACTGCCGGGGTTTATCTCAGCGAACGATCGACGCCGCCCAGTTCGATTTCCGAAGTCCCGTTGGTCGCGACGCGGCAAAGTGGTGACCGCAGTTATCGTCGACCGCCCGACGCATTGCTGCAGAACCTTGTCGGCGAAAACGGGCACGCGTTGCTGGCTCGCAATATCGTCGGTGACGATCAATTAGCGACGCAGAACAGCCGCGGCGAGATCGAGGTCGAAAGCATCATCCTGGCTCCGATCCGCGACCATCGCGATCGGTTCCTTGGCATGATTCACATGACCACCGCTGCAGGAATTCGCCCGTTTGGCAGCGACGATTTACAAGTCGTTGTCGCGGTGGCGGAAATCCTTGCCGAATCGATCTCGCGGCTTGCCGACCAACGGCGGTTGGCTAAATCGCTGCATCTCAGCCGCCGCAAGGCCGAGTTGTTGCAAGAACAGCTTGGCGACAAAGTTCGCATCGTGGGAAAAAGCGAAGCGATTCGAACCGTGATCGAAAAAATCAAGTTGGCCGCTCCGACTCATGCCACCGTTTTGGTGCGTGGCGAATCCGGCGTGGGCAAGGAATTGGTCGCCGCGGCACTCCATCACGCATCAAATCGCCGCGAAGGGCCGATGGTCTGTTTGAACTGTGCCGCGCTGAGCGAAACGCTGCTTGAAAGCGAACTGTTTGGTCATGAAAAGGGCGCCTTTACCGGTGCGACCGAGCGGAAGCGGGGCAAGTTCGAGATGGCCGATGGCGGCACGTTGATGTTGGATGAAATTGGCGAGATGAATGCCGAACTGCAAGCCAAATTGCTGCGAGTGCTCGAGGGACATCCGTTTGAACGCGTCGGAGGACACGAGCCGATCCGAGTCGATGTTCGCGTCGTTGCCGCCACCAATCGCGATCTGCAAACGATGGTGGGCGAAGGCAAATTCCGCCAAGATTTGTATTACCGACTGCACGTGGTCGAGATTGTCGTCCCACCGCTGCGACAACGCCAACGTGATTGTTTGTTGTTAGCTCAGTTTTTCCTTGATCGATTCAACCGTGAAATGGGTCGCCGGATCGAAACGATCAGCGAAGCGGCCCAGAAACGCTTGCTTGAGTATCATTGGCCCGGGAACATTCGCGAATTGCGAAACGTGATCGAACGCGCCGTCGTACTAAACCAAAAGAACGTGATCGAGGAAACCGACCTCGCTCTCTCGCCGACCGGCAACGTAGGCCGAACGAGTTCGGCAAGCAGCGAGACGGCAGTGGAGATGACGTTGGCCGAGCTCGAGCAACAGCACATCGAACGCGTCTTGCGTCACACCGACGGCAACAAAAGTCGTGCCGCCGCGATGCTGGGAATCGAACGCAGCACGCTCGACCGCAAACTCAAACGCTTCGCCGCCCAAGATCCCTCCACGTAA